One Palaemon carinicauda isolate YSFRI2023 chromosome 4, ASM3689809v2, whole genome shotgun sequence DNA segment encodes these proteins:
- the LOC137639306 gene encoding uncharacterized protein, protein MDMDSGTYCEAMVDGSLTEAFKVKTGELQVGILSPLLFIMVIDYVMNNVMQGMNNVIQGKWDQRLCDLEYADDIVLIASTMAEMRNIELVIIPRNTEVMKIKSGDYTNYIGRVILPSSDSFTYLGTIITTNESLGENKEDR, encoded by the coding sequence ATGGATATGGACAGTGGAACTTATTGTGAGGCAATGGTTGATGGTAGTCTTACAGAGGCATTTAAAGTCAAGACTGGAGAACTACAAGTTGGAATACTATCACCTCTGCTGTTTATTATGgtgattgattatgttatgaacaacgtaatgcaaggaatgaataatgTCATCCAAGGGAAATGGGACCagagattatgtgatcttgaatacgcaGATGATATAGTCCTAATTgcctctacaatggctgaaatgaGAAACATTGAATTGGTGATCATCCCCAGAAACACTGAGGTCATGAAAATTAAGAGCGGTGATTATACAAACTATATCGGAAGAGTGATATTACCCAGCTCAGACTCTTTCAcatatttaggaaccatcattaccaCAAATGAATCACTAGGAGAGAATAAAGAGGACAGATGA